From a region of the Tachyglossus aculeatus isolate mTacAcu1 unplaced genomic scaffold, mTacAcu1.pri scaffold_1_arrow_ctg1, whole genome shotgun sequence genome:
- the LOC119923564 gene encoding uncharacterized protein LOC119923564 produces the protein MTLSQSPSQMEKSRELQLLSDSPNYSSHSTQDLKIKLHYSEESFPSCSPTSVSSGQKEETTSKAYSEHAQDPDTDPPREPVPGLGIISYSISPSFSPPFSAYLASSSCGCSCSVTDILAPSDISPDEERTKQLKMRTRIRQDDFKQPPEFQMQKRPMEKHRDIPQIIQKPQILFLPEVGDRERGGMAWSLKPSQICGSRGWPEASLYDPITLLETNIRQKYLAFLLGLHDPI, from the coding sequence atgaCCCTGTCCCAGAGTCCCAGCCAGATGGAGAAAAGTCGTGAGCTGCAACTACTCTCAGACAGCCCTAATTATTCCTCCCATAGCACCCAGGACCTGAAAATCAAACTCCATTACTCTGAGGAAAGCTTCCCTAGCTGCTCGCCTACTTCAGTCTCTTCTGGTCAGAAAGAGGAGACCACATCCAAAGCTTATTCAGAGCATGCCCAAGATCCAGATACTGACCCTCCTAGAGAACCTGTCCCAGGGCTCGGCATCATTTCTTActccatttctccatccttctctccacCTTTCTCAGCCTACTTGGCCTCCTCTTCCTGTGGATGCTCCTGCAGTGTGACAGACATCCTGGCTCCTTCTGATATCTCCCCTGATGAGGAAAGGACAAAACAACTGAAGATGAGGACCAGGATCCGTCAGGATGATTTTAAACAGCCACCTGAGTTTCAGATGCAGAAAAGGCCCATGGAGAAGCACAGGGATATTCCCCAGATAATACAGAAACCTCAGATTCTGTTCTTGCCCGAAGTTGGGGAccgagagaggggagggatggcCTGGTCCCTGAAGCCCAGTCAGATATGTGGGAGTCGTGGATGGCCAGAGGCCAGTCTGTATGACCCGATCACCCTCCTGGAGACCAACATCAGGCAGAAATACCTGGCGTTCCTTCTGGGCCTGCACGACCCCATATAG